In a genomic window of Deltaproteobacteria bacterium:
- the rbsK gene encoding ribokinase, with product MPKVVVIGSANVDLTVRVDRLPQLGETVSGGEFYTSFGGKGANQAVAAYKAGAEVRFLAKVGCDQNGDAIVKHLEALGLTSEGILRDESHPSGVALIMVDQRGNNAIAVAPGSNRDLTEEDVHRAEPHIAWGEVLLIQLEVPTLTVREALRLAKTHGLVTILNPAPVRPLPEEILCLVDVLTPNEVEAGLLTGIRVGDLNEATRAPRKLLKTGAGQMIVTLGERGACWVQRDRVQSFSSFPAAAVDSTAAGDAFNGALACALAEGQPMQEAIYFANAAGALAVTRKGAQDSLPTREEITNLLMQSQG from the coding sequence ATGCCCAAGGTCGTGGTGATTGGTTCGGCCAATGTGGATCTCACCGTCCGGGTGGACCGCCTACCCCAATTGGGGGAGACGGTATCTGGAGGTGAATTCTATACCTCTTTTGGAGGAAAGGGAGCCAATCAGGCTGTGGCTGCCTACAAAGCCGGCGCTGAAGTCAGATTTTTGGCCAAGGTGGGCTGTGATCAAAACGGAGACGCCATCGTAAAGCACCTTGAGGCCCTCGGGCTCACTTCTGAGGGGATTCTGCGAGATGAATCTCACCCTTCAGGTGTTGCCCTCATCATGGTGGATCAAAGGGGCAACAATGCCATCGCCGTGGCCCCCGGTAGCAACAGGGATCTAACGGAAGAGGACGTCCACCGCGCCGAGCCCCACATTGCATGGGGCGAAGTGCTCTTGATCCAACTCGAAGTCCCCACGCTCACGGTCAGAGAAGCCTTGCGGTTGGCCAAGACTCATGGTCTTGTGACCATCTTGAACCCTGCACCGGTCCGTCCGTTACCAGAGGAGATTCTCTGCCTCGTTGATGTCCTCACCCCCAATGAAGTGGAGGCCGGGCTCCTCACCGGAATCAGGGTTGGGGACCTGAACGAGGCCACCCGGGCCCCCAGGAAGCTCCTAAAAACCGGTGCCGGGCAGATGATCGTGACGCTGGGGGAAAGGGGGGCCTGCTGGGTTCAAAGAGATCGCGTGCAAAGCTTTTCCTCCTTCCCTGCGGCGGCAGTGGATTCCACGGCCGCAGGGGACGCCTTTAATGGGGCTCTGGCCTGCGCATTGGCCGAGGGGCAGCCCATGCAAGAGGCTATCTATTTCGCCAATGCTGCTGGAGCCCTAGCTGTGACGCGGAAGGGGGCCCAAGACTCGCTTCCCACAAGAGAAGAGATCACAAACCTCCTTATGCAGTCTCAGGGATAG
- a CDS encoding response regulator, whose protein sequence is MNNIKILVVDDEAIVLDSCRHVLEAEGFEVYLVPSADEALEAMKNDDFDLLLIDVKMPERNGIYLMGEVKKTWPEISIIVMSGYPTPETIADSVKMGAAAFIAKPFTPDELLETIRQVIQKEESHGKKESPGN, encoded by the coding sequence GTGAATAACATAAAAATACTGGTTGTAGATGACGAAGCTATCGTCCTCGATAGCTGCAGGCACGTCCTCGAGGCCGAGGGCTTTGAGGTCTACCTTGTCCCGAGTGCTGATGAGGCACTGGAGGCAATGAAAAATGACGATTTTGATCTTCTGCTCATAGACGTGAAGATGCCTGAGCGCAATGGTATTTATCTCATGGGAGAAGTTAAAAAAACATGGCCGGAGATATCCATTATAGTCATGAGCGGTTATCCTACCCCGGAGACGATCGCCGATAGTGTTAAAATGGGAGCTGCCGCCTTTATTGCCAAACCATTCACACCTGACGAACTTCTCGAAACAATCCGCCAGGTCATTCAAAAGGAGGAAAGCCATGGGAAAAAAGAAAGCCCTGGTAATTGA
- the polX gene encoding DNA polymerase/3'-5' exonuclease PolX — protein MGKNTTLCKIFSQMADTLDFLGENPFKIAAYKKASRVLEDYPTDVEEVYQGGGISALTTIPGIGERIAKKIAEFLETGHMHKYEEMISQAPQDLLKLIDVQGIGPKTLKLSYDRLGVRSVQDFKRVLDNGSLAKLPGMGDKKVENIKKGFKLYEKMSERIPLGLAFPIVQETVEEMEQLPQVRSISACGSFRRMKETVGDIDILCTGDDGGKIIDHFVHLPGITRILAAGETKGSVIVGDRYQVDLRVVPTGSYGAALQYFTGSKQHNIHLRTIAKGLGLKISEYGVFREQQPVGGQEEEDVYRALGLRWIDPELREDLGEVEAAAADRLPLLIQYGDIKGDLHVHSNYSDGTGTLEELMVEAQRRGYQYIAVCDHSRSAKYARGLEVEKLMEKVERIRKLNEGSTGTKLLAGTEVDIIPNGSLDYPDEVLKELDFVVAAIHSWRKDQDVTERILKAMENPYVHVIAHPTGRLISTREGYHVDVTRIIEKAAQTGTALEVNAYYDRLDLSDINVRRVKGLGAKVTIGTDAHNIGQLWMMVLGVGVARRGWCERSDVLNTWDYEQIIEWTRQKGKR, from the coding sequence ATGGGCAAAAATACGACCCTGTGTAAGATCTTCTCGCAGATGGCCGATACCCTCGATTTCCTCGGGGAGAACCCATTTAAGATAGCGGCCTACAAAAAGGCCTCGAGAGTGCTCGAAGATTACCCCACTGATGTGGAAGAGGTCTATCAGGGAGGTGGTATCTCGGCCCTGACCACCATCCCGGGCATTGGCGAGCGGATAGCGAAAAAGATCGCCGAGTTCCTCGAGACCGGGCACATGCATAAATATGAGGAGATGATCTCTCAGGCGCCTCAAGACCTTCTCAAGTTGATAGACGTTCAGGGCATTGGCCCCAAGACGCTGAAACTTTCCTATGACCGATTGGGCGTCAGGAGCGTGCAGGATTTTAAGCGGGTCCTTGACAACGGCTCCCTGGCGAAACTTCCAGGCATGGGGGACAAGAAGGTTGAGAACATAAAGAAGGGGTTCAAACTCTACGAGAAGATGAGCGAAAGGATTCCCCTCGGCCTCGCCTTCCCTATTGTTCAGGAGACGGTAGAGGAGATGGAACAACTCCCCCAGGTGAGGTCCATCTCGGCGTGCGGCTCCTTCAGGAGGATGAAGGAGACGGTGGGTGATATAGACATCCTGTGTACAGGCGATGACGGAGGCAAGATCATAGATCACTTCGTCCACTTGCCAGGGATCACGAGGATACTGGCTGCGGGGGAGACCAAAGGATCAGTCATTGTCGGCGATCGCTATCAAGTGGACCTCCGTGTCGTCCCCACAGGGTCCTACGGAGCAGCGCTGCAGTACTTCACCGGTTCCAAACAGCATAACATCCACCTGAGGACCATTGCCAAAGGCCTGGGCCTCAAAATCTCCGAGTACGGGGTCTTCAGGGAGCAGCAGCCAGTGGGGGGCCAGGAGGAAGAGGACGTATATCGTGCCCTCGGACTGCGCTGGATTGACCCTGAGCTTCGTGAGGATTTAGGAGAAGTGGAAGCTGCTGCAGCGGACAGACTGCCGCTGTTGATTCAATATGGAGATATCAAAGGGGACCTCCATGTTCATTCAAACTATTCAGACGGCACAGGGACCCTTGAGGAACTGATGGTCGAGGCGCAAAGGCGCGGCTACCAATATATCGCGGTCTGCGATCATTCGCGCAGCGCCAAATATGCGCGGGGGCTCGAAGTGGAAAAACTGATGGAGAAGGTCGAGCGCATCAGAAAGCTCAATGAGGGCTCTACCGGGACAAAGCTTCTGGCCGGCACTGAAGTGGATATTATACCCAATGGGTCGCTCGATTATCCCGACGAAGTATTGAAGGAACTGGATTTCGTCGTCGCCGCGATCCACTCGTGGCGAAAGGACCAGGACGTAACTGAGCGGATCCTAAAGGCAATGGAGAACCCCTATGTCCATGTCATAGCTCATCCCACAGGGCGCCTCATTTCCACACGGGAGGGATATCATGTAGATGTAACCAGAATAATAGAGAAGGCAGCTCAAACGGGGACAGCCTTGGAGGTCAACGCCTACTATGATCGCCTTGACCTCAGCGACATTAACGTGCGCAGGGTAAAGGGACTCGGGGCCAAGGTGACCATTGGAACGGATGCCCACAATATCGGGCAACTTTGGATGATGGTGCTGGGGGTGGGTGTAGCGAGGCGTGGATGGTGTGAGCGCTCAGACGTGCTCAATACCTGGGACTATGAGCAGATCATCGAATGGACGAGACAGAAAGGCAAGAGATAA
- a CDS encoding MoxR family ATPase has product MNEGNQLKKFVGASKYVLDEELAQIVNISIALEMPLLLKGEPGTGKTMLAHAIAEALNMRLIVLNVKSSMKLIDCLYQYDTLTRLNDSRFGDSKRDVSNIEEYIRMGKIGQSFVSDEKVVLLIDEIDKADTDFQDDMLDVLDQMQFDIIEIDKTIKAKNRPIVIITSNAKKDLSDPFLGRCNFHHIAFPEPEMMRGIVQVHFPDIDKELLNSAVQTLYRLREIKNIEKRPATRELINWIRALRSDPDFKIKNLIKGHVPYLGVLFKKSSDLFVAQKAVGRFRI; this is encoded by the coding sequence ATGAACGAAGGGAATCAATTAAAGAAGTTTGTCGGTGCCTCGAAATACGTACTTGATGAGGAATTAGCCCAGATCGTCAACATCTCCATAGCCCTGGAGATGCCTCTTTTGCTCAAAGGGGAACCCGGCACCGGCAAGACTATGTTGGCACACGCCATTGCTGAGGCTCTCAACATGAGGCTGATTGTCCTCAACGTCAAATCGAGCATGAAGCTTATAGATTGTCTCTACCAGTACGATACACTGACCCGCTTGAATGATAGTCGATTTGGAGATTCCAAGAGGGATGTCAGTAACATTGAAGAGTATATCAGGATGGGCAAAATCGGACAGTCCTTCGTATCGGATGAAAAGGTAGTGCTGTTGATAGATGAGATTGATAAGGCCGATACCGATTTCCAGGACGATATGCTCGATGTATTGGACCAGATGCAATTCGATATTATCGAGATCGATAAAACCATAAAGGCGAAGAACCGGCCAATAGTGATCATTACCTCAAATGCAAAGAAGGACCTCTCCGACCCCTTTCTAGGTCGCTGCAATTTCCACCACATCGCCTTTCCAGAGCCTGAAATGATGAGAGGGATTGTACAGGTGCACTTCCCTGATATCGATAAGGAACTGCTCAACAGTGCTGTTCAAACCCTTTACCGCCTCAGGGAAATCAAAAACATTGAGAAAAGGCCTGCCACCAGGGAGCTTATCAATTGGATCAGGGCCCTGAGGTCTGATCCCGACTTTAAGATCAAGAACCTGATCAAAGGGCACGTCCCGTATTTGGGGGTGCTGTTCAAAAAGAGCTCCGATTTATTCGTTGCCCAAAAGGCTGTAGGCCGTTTTAGGATCTAG
- a CDS encoding GGDEF domain-containing protein, whose translation MDNFKKITETLKINQEISRKFFEIETNILSILNFKDLFERLLTEIQEKIGVPFVWISMIDKSDVSNLIQELAYSETLKERLNLIDKGIFLRLIQNSTKPILINDRLDPLYKLFPQHWKYPIRSLAIAPLTLDGEVIGSLNQGDYSERRFTPGMDTSLLEQLSIKVSICLSNVMAHEQLKWLAYRDPLTGLLNRRIMARGLKREFKRAERYGTSLSLVFLDLDDFKIVNDRYGHDLGDKLLRYVATHLIEMSREIDIVARFAGDEFVIILPNTTFKNARKFVDRLQSFFLKHPINVGVISIPISISSGIATIEDKAITDEASLLKKADQMLYQAKERKKKKKDGVLSPRPRKTKRLFENM comes from the coding sequence ATGGATAATTTCAAAAAGATCACTGAAACGTTAAAAATAAACCAGGAAATCTCCCGAAAATTTTTTGAGATCGAAACAAATATCTTATCGATCCTCAATTTCAAGGATCTTTTTGAAAGGCTGCTTACCGAAATCCAAGAAAAAATCGGGGTTCCCTTCGTCTGGATTTCAATGATCGACAAGAGTGATGTATCAAATCTCATTCAGGAATTGGCGTACTCGGAAACCCTCAAGGAACGCCTGAACCTCATAGACAAAGGAATATTTTTACGCCTTATACAGAACAGCACAAAGCCTATACTTATTAATGACCGTTTAGACCCCCTCTATAAGCTCTTCCCACAACACTGGAAATATCCTATCAGGTCCCTTGCAATAGCGCCTTTGACCCTTGACGGTGAAGTAATCGGCAGTCTAAATCAAGGTGACTATTCCGAACGGCGCTTCACGCCCGGTATGGATACAAGTCTGCTTGAGCAGCTTAGCATTAAGGTCTCCATTTGTCTGTCGAATGTGATGGCTCACGAACAACTGAAATGGCTTGCATACAGGGATCCGCTAACTGGATTGCTCAATCGTCGAATCATGGCAAGGGGGCTGAAACGGGAGTTCAAACGGGCCGAGCGTTATGGAACATCTCTATCGTTGGTATTCCTCGATTTGGATGATTTTAAGATAGTGAACGACCGATATGGCCATGACCTGGGTGATAAGTTACTGAGATACGTTGCAACGCATCTGATAGAGATGAGTCGCGAAATCGACATCGTTGCGAGATTTGCAGGGGATGAGTTTGTCATTATTTTGCCTAATACAACCTTTAAGAATGCCCGCAAATTTGTGGACCGTCTCCAGAGCTTTTTTCTAAAACACCCGATAAACGTTGGGGTGATATCTATACCAATTTCTATCAGTTCTGGAATAGCCACCATTGAGGACAAAGCAATCACCGACGAGGCATCTCTCTTAAAGAAAGCAGACCAAATGCTTTATCAGGCCAAGGAACGCAAGAAAAAGAAGAAAGATGGTGTCCTTTCCCCCCGCCCTCGTAAGACTAAACGATTATTCGAGAACATGTAA
- a CDS encoding response regulator, translating into MGKKKALVIDDEQIVLDSVSKILKEENYDVDVSLSGRQGLDWAVQRQYDIVLTDIRMPDIGGMRVLRDVKRAKPSLPVVMITGYASVQSSVQAMKLGAADYIEKPFTPDQLLKAVASALDIAATKPPEEQVLIHKEEMIKVLERAASDSEFIAKLLYHGADALDEYDLTGPEKLALLTGDISWIEKHVGPLTPTQRRWLEQRLSAEIW; encoded by the coding sequence ATGGGAAAAAAGAAAGCCCTGGTAATTGATGACGAACAGATAGTCTTAGACAGTGTCAGTAAGATACTTAAGGAGGAGAATTATGATGTTGACGTGTCGCTGAGTGGCCGGCAGGGGCTCGACTGGGCTGTCCAGAGACAATACGACATTGTCCTGACCGATATCCGCATGCCGGACATTGGAGGTATGAGGGTCTTAAGGGATGTTAAGAGGGCCAAACCATCCCTCCCTGTGGTTATGATCACCGGTTACGCCTCAGTCCAGTCATCAGTACAGGCCATGAAACTTGGTGCAGCAGATTATATAGAAAAGCCATTTACCCCTGATCAACTGCTCAAGGCAGTGGCCTCAGCACTTGATATAGCCGCTACCAAACCCCCTGAGGAACAGGTCCTGATTCACAAGGAGGAGATGATCAAGGTTCTGGAGCGGGCCGCATCCGATAGCGAATTCATCGCCAAGCTGCTCTATCATGGGGCAGATGCCCTCGACGAATACGATCTGACAGGTCCTGAGAAACTCGCCCTGTTAACCGGTGATATTTCGTGGATAGAAAAACATGTTGGTCCGCTTACACCAACTCAAAGACGCTGGCTTGAACAGCGGCTTAGCGCCGAAATTTGGTAA
- a CDS encoding cache domain-containing protein, translating into MFYSTRSKLIASFLGVSFLVGAVSLFIGVQLLYKAVLNEATNRVRLDLNAARELYLNRINSVKVSLNITTLGFEFRSALKRHDAPELVNRLRRLAQHAELDFAGIVTNKGTTLCRIGPNSIPKKTVQTGNPIANLALKRRVAISGTVVMTNEFLSSEDPELADRARIQLLPTPRAAPREEEEETSGMALAAAIPVLDGDDLLGVLYGGVLLNKSQEIVDTVRDTVFQHETYKDRSIGTATIFFNDIRISTNVLSPDGKRAIGTRVSKEVKEHVLTEGKKWIDRAFVVSDWYITAYEPIEDIFGERVGMLYVGVLEAKYAAVRREALSVFVLITVVGMALAVVLGYILANKIMGPVHRLVKGSQQVSEGSLTPEIGPISKGEIGVLQNTFKDMVAAMGRRRAAAQNRLLQSEKLASVGRFTAGVAHEINNPLTGVLTFTHMLLRRKDIGDEIRSDLQTIAESTERVRKIVKGLLDFSRQTKLDQEPTDVNRLVRTAVLPMENQALIKGVGIKFNPGENLPMLTLDRSQLQSVLINIIINALDATEPGDTITVSTGISISASKADQRGVEITIADTGCGIPQENLDKLFDPFFTTKEVGQGTGLGLSVSLGIVQRHGGTIRVQSEVGRGSTFTIWLPVEEHSE; encoded by the coding sequence TTGTTTTACTCAACCAGATCCAAACTCATAGCAAGTTTTTTAGGGGTTTCCTTCCTGGTTGGTGCTGTTTCTCTATTTATTGGTGTCCAGCTCCTTTACAAAGCTGTGCTTAACGAGGCAACAAACCGCGTCAGGTTAGACCTGAATGCCGCCCGTGAGCTATACCTTAACCGTATCAATAGTGTGAAAGTTTCCCTCAACATCACCACGCTGGGATTTGAATTTCGCTCAGCGCTTAAGAGGCACGATGCCCCGGAACTTGTCAATCGACTCAGGCGTCTAGCTCAGCACGCCGAGTTGGATTTCGCCGGTATAGTTACGAACAAGGGGACAACATTATGTCGCATCGGACCTAATTCCATACCAAAGAAAACGGTTCAGACTGGCAACCCTATAGCAAACTTAGCACTCAAACGCAGGGTTGCCATCTCAGGGACCGTTGTCATGACCAATGAGTTTTTATCTTCTGAGGACCCTGAACTCGCCGATCGAGCCAGAATCCAGTTGCTTCCCACACCGAGGGCAGCCCCGAGAGAAGAAGAGGAGGAAACCTCTGGAATGGCGCTTGCGGCTGCCATTCCGGTCTTGGACGGTGATGACCTGCTCGGTGTTCTTTATGGCGGAGTTCTCCTTAACAAAAGTCAAGAGATAGTTGACACAGTGCGTGACACGGTCTTCCAGCACGAAACATACAAGGACCGCAGTATAGGAACAGCTACCATCTTTTTCAATGACATCCGCATCTCAACAAATGTCCTAAGCCCCGACGGGAAACGGGCGATTGGAACGCGGGTCTCGAAAGAGGTGAAAGAACATGTCCTCACAGAGGGCAAGAAGTGGATAGACCGTGCCTTTGTTGTAAGCGACTGGTACATCACGGCCTACGAGCCCATCGAGGACATTTTTGGTGAAAGAGTAGGAATGCTTTATGTCGGGGTTCTGGAAGCGAAGTACGCAGCCGTTCGGAGGGAAGCCCTTTCTGTCTTCGTACTTATAACTGTGGTTGGCATGGCATTGGCGGTAGTGCTGGGATACATCTTGGCAAACAAGATCATGGGTCCGGTGCACCGGTTGGTAAAGGGCAGCCAACAGGTTTCCGAGGGCAGTCTAACGCCGGAGATTGGTCCGATATCAAAGGGCGAAATAGGTGTCTTGCAAAATACCTTTAAGGATATGGTTGCAGCTATGGGACGCAGGAGGGCAGCGGCCCAAAACCGGCTCCTTCAGTCTGAAAAACTGGCCAGCGTTGGCAGGTTTACAGCAGGTGTTGCTCACGAGATAAATAACCCTCTAACAGGTGTATTGACATTTACTCATATGTTGCTGCGACGCAAGGATATAGGAGATGAGATTCGGTCTGATCTTCAAACAATAGCCGAGTCCACAGAACGGGTCAGGAAGATTGTTAAGGGTCTGCTTGATTTCTCACGTCAGACAAAACTCGACCAGGAGCCAACGGACGTAAATCGACTTGTCCGTACCGCCGTTTTACCGATGGAAAACCAGGCGCTTATAAAAGGCGTAGGTATAAAATTCAATCCAGGGGAAAATTTACCTATGCTTACCCTGGACCGCAGTCAGTTGCAAAGTGTGTTAATAAATATAATTATCAATGCCCTTGATGCCACGGAGCCGGGTGACACGATCACTGTGTCTACCGGTATCAGCATATCTGCCAGCAAAGCCGATCAGAGGGGTGTTGAGATTACCATCGCTGATACTGGTTGTGGTATACCACAGGAGAATCTTGACAAATTGTTCGATCCCTTTTTTACTACAAAGGAGGTGGGTCAGGGTACCGGGCTTGGCCTTTCAGTTTCGCTTGGGATCGTACAGAGACACGGGGGGACAATTCGGGTTCAGAGCGAGGTTGGCCGTGGGAGTACTTTTACCATCTGGCTTCCAGTAGAGGAGCATAGTGAATAA
- a CDS encoding nucleoside hydrolase, with translation MGKHVVIDTDPGVDDALALLLALHSPELQVEAITTVNGNVPVEQATKNAALLLDLVGPKLQPILARGATQPLEKGLTTAQSVHGSDGLGELNRFKNPDGSPRYPDPEMPQDLPNATEVLLDLLKRYPDELSLITLGPLTNLAEALLTDENCVKRLREVVIMGGSIGVPGNITPAAEFNIFVDPHAAQRVLKSGLPITLVPLDVTEKVCLGPMEIKTLAQAMDEPLGRFLSDATAKVMEYMKQIHGMAAIFLHDPLAIGVAIDPSMVKTTPLHVDVETHGDITKGMTLADLRPIRDDLKQPPNLHVALEVDVERFLTFFQDRLCPRSW, from the coding sequence ATGGGAAAGCATGTGGTGATCGACACAGACCCTGGGGTGGATGATGCCCTCGCCCTTTTGTTGGCGCTGCATTCGCCTGAGCTTCAGGTTGAGGCCATCACCACAGTGAACGGCAATGTCCCCGTCGAGCAGGCGACAAAGAATGCCGCCCTGCTCCTCGATCTTGTGGGTCCCAAGCTTCAGCCGATCTTAGCTAGAGGGGCAACACAACCTTTGGAAAAGGGGCTGACCACGGCACAGTCTGTCCATGGCTCGGATGGTCTGGGGGAATTGAATCGCTTCAAGAACCCGGATGGAAGCCCCAGATACCCCGATCCAGAGATGCCCCAGGATCTGCCAAATGCCACCGAAGTGCTGTTGGATCTTTTAAAGCGTTACCCTGATGAACTAAGTCTCATCACCTTGGGGCCGCTGACGAACCTGGCAGAGGCCCTCCTGACAGACGAAAATTGTGTGAAGCGTCTGCGAGAAGTCGTCATCATGGGCGGATCAATCGGGGTCCCTGGAAACATCACCCCTGCGGCGGAGTTTAACATATTCGTAGATCCCCATGCCGCGCAGCGTGTACTGAAATCTGGCCTTCCCATCACATTGGTTCCCCTCGATGTGACCGAAAAGGTCTGCTTGGGACCAATGGAAATCAAAACCCTTGCTCAGGCCATGGACGAGCCCCTGGGCAGGTTCCTCTCCGATGCCACAGCTAAAGTCATGGAATATATGAAGCAGATACATGGGATGGCAGCGATTTTCCTCCATGACCCCTTAGCAATTGGGGTGGCGATCGACCCCTCCATGGTCAAGACGACCCCCCTTCACGTAGATGTCGAGACACACGGAGACATCACCAAGGGGATGACCCTTGCTGATCTTCGCCCGATCAGGGACGATCTAAAGCAACCGCCAAACCTCCACGTGGCCCTGGAGGTGGATGTTGAACGGTTCCTGACATTCTTTCAGGATCGCCTATGCCCAAGGTCGTGGTGA
- a CDS encoding FAD-binding oxidoreductase, translating into MDIYRSLINIVGENHVSNQPEELFIYSRDSGAQHPRKVDYVVMPKTVEEVQEVVILANKEKVPITPLGGGFTLSALVVPNKGGIVLDMKRMDKIIEVNEINRYAVVEAGVSQAVLKSYLEKNYPHLQHSTPEAPPTVTVVGNALIQGHGHLSPRYGINSEMINGMEVVLPTGDVCKIGSCSISPYWFTRGPLPDLTGLFIGWFGTTGVVTKLSIRLYPRPKYREVLAFSTDDIDLIPDAIGEVTQLDLLEDFFLITQEKPDWMNHVFFIIIVSAHFEEELGLKKDIYKNLFREFKGGDKIQFVKDLHPALRKRFLDVPPLAALAADFRKGGGFEYTGAILPIDKVPEAWRKGIEIAHKYGMFCSYVHQVLTGPSIMFGFNYSFNRADEEDGERTRKALEESNRLTFELGGMVWKGEVGAQRLAMERMNPNTAELIQRVKKLLDPNGIMNPGNWEVNVDEI; encoded by the coding sequence ATGGATATTTACAGGTCGTTGATTAACATCGTGGGGGAAAATCATGTTTCAAATCAGCCCGAAGAACTTTTTATCTATTCTCGAGACTCAGGGGCACAACATCCTCGAAAGGTTGACTATGTTGTTATGCCCAAGACGGTTGAGGAAGTGCAAGAGGTAGTAATCTTAGCCAATAAGGAGAAGGTTCCGATTACTCCACTCGGTGGTGGTTTTACCCTATCGGCTTTGGTGGTACCTAATAAAGGTGGGATTGTCTTGGATATGAAAAGGATGGATAAGATCATTGAAGTAAATGAGATCAACAGATACGCGGTCGTTGAAGCAGGTGTATCTCAGGCTGTCCTAAAGTCTTATCTTGAGAAAAATTATCCGCATCTTCAACACTCAACCCCGGAGGCACCCCCTACTGTCACCGTTGTTGGAAATGCCCTCATTCAAGGGCATGGTCATCTTTCACCACGATATGGGATTAACTCGGAGATGATAAATGGGATGGAAGTAGTGCTCCCTACAGGTGATGTATGCAAGATAGGATCGTGCTCTATTAGTCCGTATTGGTTTACAAGAGGGCCTCTTCCAGATTTAACAGGCCTCTTTATTGGATGGTTTGGTACAACCGGAGTTGTAACAAAACTCTCTATAAGGCTCTATCCTAGACCAAAATACAGAGAGGTATTGGCCTTTTCCACAGATGATATCGATTTAATACCAGATGCCATAGGTGAGGTTACCCAACTCGATTTACTGGAGGATTTCTTTCTTATAACCCAGGAGAAGCCAGATTGGATGAATCATGTCTTTTTTATCATCATTGTATCTGCCCATTTTGAAGAGGAGCTTGGGCTTAAGAAAGACATTTACAAGAACTTATTCCGGGAATTTAAAGGAGGAGACAAGATACAATTTGTGAAAGATCTACATCCAGCACTTAGAAAAAGGTTCCTGGATGTGCCCCCTTTGGCCGCTCTGGCTGCAGATTTTAGAAAGGGTGGGGGTTTTGAATATACCGGTGCAATATTGCCCATAGATAAAGTTCCAGAGGCATGGAGAAAGGGGATAGAGATTGCTCATAAATATGGAATGTTCTGTTCCTATGTGCACCAGGTTTTAACCGGCCCCAGCATTATGTTCGGTTTTAACTATTCCTTTAACAGGGCTGATGAGGAGGATGGTGAAAGAACGAGGAAGGCCTTGGAGGAATCAAACAGGCTGACCTTTGAGTTAGGGGGTATGGTATGGAAGGGTGAGGTAGGAGCACAACGATTAGCAATGGAGCGGATGAATCCAAATACTGCTGAACTGATACAGAGAGTCAAAAAGCTCTTAGATCCCAATGGAATTATGAATCCTGGAAACTGGGAGGTCAATGTGGATGAAATATGA